Genomic window (Oculatellaceae cyanobacterium):
GGAATCTTCTTGGCAAATGAGTACAGCAGATTTATCTGATGAAACTATTAGTTGCCATAACTGAAAGTCTTTTAATGCAGCTTGAGAAAGCAATTGTTTTGTTTGATGGGAAGCAATAGCATCTAACAACCAATATGCTTGTGCTTTATTGGCTAGGTATTTGACTCCTTGTGTGTAACAAATACCTAAAAAATGTCGATAAATTTCTTCACTTCCTGTAAAAGCATCTAGTTCTGTTTGCGTTAAAGCCACTGGGAATATTTTCCTAATTGATGAATATATCGTTGATGGTGTAAACCCAAGTTTGATGAGTTAGTTTTGTTTTTGTGGTTGACAGATTGGGCAGAAGCGGGGACTGTTTTTCTGACGTTTTAGCAAGCGTTCTAATGTGCGATCGCCTTTCCAGACTTCTACTAATTTGAATTTAATTCCGCGTTCTTTAGCTACTTGGCATAAACGAGAACCAGTTCCTAATCTGTGTTGACGAATTCTTTGATCTAAATCTTTTGTATAACCTAGATAATGTTGTGCTGGTCTAGTAGAATTGATAGGCTGGTTGAAGTGTAATAAGTAGACGGTCACGGCTAAGTAACGAATAGCGATTTCATTCTTTTAATCGCGTAAGCGTTCCCAGGAATAGCCGTTAGATAAAATAAAAATAAATTATTTAGCTAATCTT
Coding sequences:
- a CDS encoding GIY-YIG nuclease family protein yields the protein MTVYLLHFNQPINSTRPAQHYLGYTKDLDQRIRQHRLGTGSRLCQVAKERGIKFKLVEVWKGDRTLERLLKRQKNSPRFCPICQPQKQN